GCCTTCAAAAATAAAAGCAGTATTATGGATATTACATTCTTAGAATATAGTAAAAGTAATATTATTTTTGATTTATTCTTGAGTCGTATTAATTTTTCTGGAAAAAATGGAGTGTTTTATGTTATCAAAAGTCTACTCGGCAGGATTGGAAGGTGTCCACGCATTTGAAATCACCATTGAGACTCACCATATTCCCAGTACTCCCCGGCATATCATGGTGGGTCTGGCGGAAGGGGCGGTAAAAGAGAGTTTTTCACGGATTGTTTCTGCTGTCAAATCTTCAGGATATGCTTTCCCGGGGGGGAAGATCACACAAAATCTTGCACCTGCCGATTTAAGAAAAGAGGGGAGTTCATTTGATTTGCCTTTGGCTACAGGAATTTTAGCCTGTGACAGGGTAATTCGTTCTGAACGGCTTAAAGATTTCATTATTCTGGGTGAACTGGCTCTGGATGGGCATGTACGGAGTATCAGAGGGGCTTTGCCGATCGCCATGGGTATGCCGGACTTCCATAAATCGGATATCATCGTCCCAAAAGAAAACGCCATAGAAGCAGCCATTCCCGGGACAGCCAGAGTCTGGGGAATCCACACACTCAGAGAAGCCATTGACGTACTAAATGGTGAGACGGACTTATCCCCGGTAACTGTTAATGTAGAATCCCTGTTTCAAAAGAATCGACATTATCCTTTTGATTTTTCTGAAGTTAAGGGACAGGAACATGTAAAGCGGGCTTTGGAGATAGCTGCTGCCGGTGGTCACAATGTTATTATGATCGGTCCGCCGGGATCAGGAAAATCCATGCTGGCTAAACGCTTTCCATCCATTTTACCGGATCCGACTCTTGATGAAGCCCTTGAAACCACGAAGATTCATTCCATTGCCGGGCTTCTGCCGGGACATTGCGGTCTGCTGGCGACCCGTCCTTTCCGTTCACCTCACCATACCATTTCCGACTCCGCCCTTGTCGGCGGAGGCCGCTATCCGAAACCCGGGGAAGTGAGTCTTGCCCACAATGGTGTCTTGTTTTTAGATGAATTTCCGGAATTCAAAAAGAATGTTCTGGAAGTGATGCGTCAACCCCTTGAGGATGGAGAAGTAACCATCAGTCGGGCCCTCACGAGTCTCACATATCCCGCAAAATTCATGCTGGTTGCCGCTATGAATCCCTGTCCCTGCGGATATCACACCGATCCGGGACACACGTGCACCTGCAGTGAAGGACAAATTCAAAATTATCTTGGACGGATATCGGGACCCCTTATGGACCGGATAGATATCCATGTAGATGTTCCCGCTGTTTCTTTCAAAGAACTCCAGAATAAGCAAAACGGGGAAAGTTCGGAAATCATCCGGAAACGGGTACAAAAAGCACGTCATCGTCAGACAAAACGGTTTGAAAAATATAGGGATTGTCACTGCAATGCTCACATGACAACACGGATGATCCGGGAATTTGCTCCTCTGGATGAAACCTGCAATCTGCTTCTGGAACAGGCCAGTCTTCAGTTGGGACTCAGCGCCAGAGCTTTCAGCCGGATTCAGAAAGTGGCGTTAACCATTGCCGATCTTGCCGAATCCGAAACCATCCTGCCAGAACACGTGAGCGAAGCAATTCAATACAGGAGCCTGGATAAAACACTGGTATTTTAAGAGAGAGTTTCCCATCTCCCACAAGACGCCGCCGGATATCCACCAAAGGTATACCAGAGTTTACCGTTGTCAGGACAGTAAAGATTGGAATAGACGGTACCGTAATCCGATTGGCATTTTTCAACACCTCTGTCGGCAAGGACGGCTTTCAGAGTTTCAAAACAGGCGATTTGTTCACCCGTACAAAAAGCGTTGAGCAGAGTTTCAAGACGCCGGTAGCGAAAAAGGGAATCGGCACGGTCAGGATCGGCACAGTTCTCATAAGGAGTTTGTGTATAATGATTGGTCCCCACCAGAAAACAGTATTCTCTCTCTCCTTGCAACGGTCGATAAACCACATCATGACAGGTGCATTCAAAAATTCCATGTTTCTGTCTACCGGCATCCGATATAAAAAGCATCATGCCATCCGGACGGTGATGACTCTCAAGAAAACATGAAACGTCCTCATGGCTATCACAGGTCTCCAACATTTCCACAAGCTGAAGGTAACAAGGCTGAGTCAATGCGGAATTATCATCCTGGTCCGGCGCCTTCAAATAATTATAATGAAGCCATATGCCGGCCTGATTATATCCCGTGGCCGAAAAGACATCCCCTGCCAGACCAAATGTCGTTATTGGAATCCGGTCAGTCACTTCCCGTTTCAGAACATATCCCCAAAGATGGGGACTCCACAAATCATTGTTCCTCCCGATCCATGTTTTTCCACCTGTTTTTAACAGGAAACCGCTGCAACGGGCAGACATACAGGCTTCAGCGGAGACCCATTCCGCCACCTTTTTCAGGGAGATGCCGGCACCCCGGGCAAGTCCTTCCAACTCCTGCCGGAAGCGTTCGGGATAAGATGTAAAAATGGCCAGGGATTCTTCCTGATGACGTTGACGGTCAAAGTGGGGGCAAAGAAAGGGACCGGCCGACAGATACTGATTAATATACGCAGCTAAATCCGGCCCCAACTGCCGACCGGTTTGAACACCCGTCTCAAAGGGCGGTCCGGCAGACCGGATGATCCGCGGAAACTGAGGAAAGGAGGTTTTCATGCGTTATTCCCGGTCCGGAATGATTTTGATGTGGACCGTTCGTTTGCGCGGCCCGTCAAATTCACAAAAATAAAGTCCCTGCCACACACCAAGCAGCAGTTTCCCTTCATGGATGATAAGTGATTCTGATACCCCTGTTAAAGTGGATAAAACATGACTATGGCTGTTCCCCTCAGCATGGAGGTATTCAATCTCATCCGGCGGAACCAGATCCCTGAACTTCCAGATCAGATCATCAAGGACATGGGGATCGGCATTTTCATTAATGGTAATCCCTGCTGTGGTGTGGGGAGTAAAAACCACAGCAATCCCGTTCCGGCAGCCGGACTCACGGACAATGTGGCGTACTTTAGAGGTAATATCCGTGAAACAAAGGGAACGGCTTGTGGATAGTTGAAATGTGTGTACCATGAAACACTTCCTTCAAAACATGAGTTAATATGTATTTTCAGGAAAACTTTCCTGAAAGATACATTTTTCAATGCACTTTGTCCTTGTGTTTCTTAACATTTTCCCATGAGCCGATTACCCCATTTTCTCTGTGTCAATCCGTGGATACACGATTTTGCGGCATATGACCTTTTCTACA
Above is a genomic segment from Candidatus Neomarinimicrobiota bacterium containing:
- a CDS encoding YjbQ family protein; this translates as MVHTFQLSTSRSLCFTDITSKVRHIVRESGCRNGIAVVFTPHTTAGITINENADPHVLDDLIWKFRDLVPPDEIEYLHAEGNSHSHVLSTLTGVSESLIIHEGKLLLGVWQGLYFCEFDGPRKRTVHIKIIPDRE
- a CDS encoding YifB family Mg chelatase-like AAA ATPase; this encodes MLSKVYSAGLEGVHAFEITIETHHIPSTPRHIMVGLAEGAVKESFSRIVSAVKSSGYAFPGGKITQNLAPADLRKEGSSFDLPLATGILACDRVIRSERLKDFIILGELALDGHVRSIRGALPIAMGMPDFHKSDIIVPKENAIEAAIPGTARVWGIHTLREAIDVLNGETDLSPVTVNVESLFQKNRHYPFDFSEVKGQEHVKRALEIAAAGGHNVIMIGPPGSGKSMLAKRFPSILPDPTLDEALETTKIHSIAGLLPGHCGLLATRPFRSPHHTISDSALVGGGRYPKPGEVSLAHNGVLFLDEFPEFKKNVLEVMRQPLEDGEVTISRALTSLTYPAKFMLVAAMNPCPCGYHTDPGHTCTCSEGQIQNYLGRISGPLMDRIDIHVDVPAVSFKELQNKQNGESSEIIRKRVQKARHRQTKRFEKYRDCHCNAHMTTRMIREFAPLDETCNLLLEQASLQLGLSARAFSRIQKVALTIADLAESETILPEHVSEAIQYRSLDKTLVF